A part of Desulfobacter sp. genomic DNA contains:
- a CDS encoding EamA family transporter, whose amino-acid sequence MTYIKLLLTAFFWGGTFIAGKGLAGKVDPYSAAFLRFTIASFFLLILVMKTEKRLPRINGRQAIFILLSGLTGIFAYNILFFTGLTLINANRASLIIATNPIFISLASALFFKERLTPVKMAGLFLSVTGALLIISGGSLSAIFTTGIGRGELAIFGCVFSWVSYSILGKPLMKDFSPLVSVCYSSLAGTAMLLFPALFKGTAAHLPGYGLAEWGSLFYLGFFGTVLGFYWYYQGIQQIGPTKSGVFINFVPVSAIFLAYLILDEPVTRELILGAALVVTGVYLTNTSKALPRNREPDSAKPPIQEHQ is encoded by the coding sequence ATGACCTATATCAAACTATTGCTCACCGCCTTTTTCTGGGGCGGCACCTTTATTGCCGGCAAAGGCCTTGCAGGAAAGGTAGATCCCTACTCCGCAGCTTTCTTGCGGTTTACCATCGCCTCTTTCTTTCTGCTTATCCTGGTCATGAAGACCGAAAAAAGACTGCCCCGGATCAACGGGCGCCAGGCAATCTTCATTCTATTGTCAGGCCTCACCGGCATATTCGCCTATAATATCCTCTTTTTCACGGGACTGACCCTGATCAATGCCAACCGGGCCTCGCTGATCATTGCCACCAACCCCATTTTCATCAGCCTGGCATCGGCCCTGTTTTTCAAGGAGCGGCTGACCCCGGTTAAAATGGCCGGCCTGTTCCTCTCGGTTACAGGCGCCCTTTTGATCATCTCCGGGGGCAGCCTTTCAGCCATCTTCACCACCGGCATCGGCAGGGGGGAGCTGGCCATATTCGGCTGCGTTTTTTCATGGGTCTCCTATTCCATTCTGGGAAAACCCCTGATGAAGGATTTTTCCCCCCTGGTATCGGTATGCTATTCATCCCTGGCCGGAACGGCTATGCTCCTATTTCCCGCCCTGTTTAAAGGAACAGCCGCCCATCTTCCGGGCTACGGACTGGCGGAATGGGGCAGTCTTTTTTACCTGGGTTTCTTCGGCACGGTGCTGGGATTTTACTGGTATTACCAGGGGATACAGCAGATCGGCCCCACCAAATCCGGGGTATTCATCAACTTTGTTCCGGTATCGGCCATTTTCCTGGCCTATCTGATCCTGGACGAGCCCGTTACCCGGGAGCTGATTCTGGGAGCCGCCCTGGTGGTCACAGGGGTGTACCTGACCAACACCTCAAAGGCCCTGCCCCGGAACCGGGAGCCCGATTCGGCCAAACCACCGATTCAGGAACACCAATAA
- a CDS encoding LysM peptidoglycan-binding domain-containing protein produces MAGQIKNIASIKTAVLLFILVSFFAGTAAWAQAPQPFDVQEDTGFYYTIKKGDTLWDLSQKFYNSQWDWPGLWEMNKKIKNPHWIYPGNRIRVYLKPEFKTAGDQKMVEASSPAPITPQFNFPAIDHIGFIKDAEIPALGTIIREQDGNLMMSSDDIIYIRPLAPLTVGMSYQIFNTELVEEKINGSVFKGVKHLIKGKVKILDINDRYATALITASNRYATIGDKIMIPLERNATLTVQEKPAPLDGVILCSEDNERMVNDYKIAFINKGKFDNVRPGQIYSVLQVQQNLSVHDVDDVALLDPLNSGRLIVLHTEPESATVMVLSSKREILPGDLVR; encoded by the coding sequence ATGGCCGGGCAAATAAAAAATATCGCATCCATTAAAACAGCCGTTTTGCTTTTTATCCTTGTTTCGTTTTTTGCGGGAACAGCCGCCTGGGCCCAGGCACCGCAACCCTTTGATGTACAGGAAGATACAGGATTTTATTACACCATCAAAAAAGGGGACACCCTCTGGGACCTCTCCCAGAAATTTTACAATTCCCAGTGGGACTGGCCCGGCCTCTGGGAAATGAACAAAAAAATCAAAAACCCCCACTGGATTTACCCGGGCAACCGAATCCGGGTTTACCTGAAACCTGAATTCAAGACAGCCGGTGACCAGAAAATGGTTGAGGCATCCAGCCCGGCACCGATCACCCCACAGTTCAACTTTCCTGCCATTGATCACATCGGATTTATCAAAGATGCGGAAATACCGGCCCTGGGAACCATTATCCGTGAACAGGACGGCAACCTGATGATGTCTTCGGACGATATTATCTATATCCGTCCCCTGGCCCCCCTCACCGTGGGAATGTCCTACCAGATATTTAATACGGAATTGGTGGAAGAAAAAATAAACGGCAGTGTATTCAAAGGCGTCAAACACCTGATAAAGGGAAAAGTCAAGATCCTTGACATCAATGACCGCTATGCCACCGCTCTGATTACAGCATCCAACAGATATGCCACCATCGGGGATAAAATCATGATCCCGCTGGAGCGGAACGCCACCCTCACGGTCCAGGAAAAACCCGCCCCCCTTGACGGTGTCATCCTCTGTTCAGAAGACAACGAACGAATGGTAAACGATTATAAAATCGCCTTCATCAACAAGGGAAAATTCGATAACGTCCGCCCCGGACAGATTTACTCCGTTCTCCAGGTCCAGCAAAACCTCTCCGTCCATGACGTGGACGATGTGGCCCTACTGGATCCGCTGAATTCAGGCCGCCTCATCGTCCTGCACACCGAACCGGAAAGCGCCACCGTAATGGTGCTCTCCTCCAAACGGGAAATCCTTCCAGGCGACCTTGTACGTTAG
- a CDS encoding N(G),N(G)-dimethylarginine dimethylaminohydrolase: protein MFTRAIVKRPCKNMINGITEAGLGSPDYDLACRQHDAYIQALETCGLSVTVLPPEEAYPDSVFIEDTCLVTPKCAVITRPGAQSRKGETQSVRQAMAAFDLPTEEIAAPGTLDAGDIMMVGDHYFVGRSARTNAEGFAQLETILNRYGMTASAVELESVLHLKTGISYLENNNLLAWGEFLTKEALSKFNILGVDNDEAYAANSVWVNGYVLVPAGHGRTMDMIEAAGYRPVEVDVSEFRKLDGGLSCLSLRF from the coding sequence ATGTTCACCCGCGCCATCGTAAAACGCCCCTGTAAAAATATGATCAACGGCATCACGGAAGCCGGCCTGGGCTCTCCGGACTATGACCTGGCCTGCCGCCAGCACGACGCCTACATCCAGGCCCTTGAGACCTGCGGCCTCTCCGTCACCGTGCTGCCGCCCGAAGAAGCATACCCGGATTCGGTATTCATAGAGGACACCTGCCTGGTGACCCCCAAATGTGCCGTGATCACCCGCCCCGGCGCCCAAAGCCGCAAAGGGGAGACCCAAAGCGTCCGGCAGGCCATGGCAGCATTTGATCTGCCCACAGAGGAAATCGCAGCACCGGGGACCCTTGATGCCGGCGATATCATGATGGTGGGAGATCATTATTTTGTGGGGCGCTCAGCACGCACCAACGCCGAAGGCTTTGCCCAGCTTGAAACCATATTAAACCGATACGGGATGACGGCCTCGGCCGTGGAACTGGAATCCGTGCTCCATCTGAAAACAGGCATCTCATACCTTGAAAACAACAATCTTCTGGCCTGGGGCGAATTTCTCACCAAGGAAGCATTGTCAAAGTTTAATATTCTTGGGGTTGATAACGACGAGGCCTATGCGGCAAATTCTGTCTGGGTCAACGGATATGTGCTGGTGCCGGCGGGCCACGGACGGACCATGGATATGATTGAAGCGGCCGGGTACCGGCCTGTGGAGGTGGATGTCTCGGAATTCAGGAAACTGGACGGGGGGCTAAGCTGCCTGTCGCTTCGGTTTTAG
- a CDS encoding HD domain-containing protein, whose translation MTKLADLLFEVRMLKDLNRTGYAFLGAGRETIAEHSFTTAFICFTMARLVPDVDREKLISMALVHDIPEARTNDHNYVHKKYNTVDESKALDHLTGDLAFGEDIRALMDEFNQGETVEAQLARDADQLSFILELKKIKDIGAATPDGWLPYVTGRLKTDIGRQLAGEILNTKWDEWWTNGYSE comes from the coding sequence ATGACAAAACTTGCTGACCTCCTGTTCGAGGTGCGGATGCTAAAGGATCTCAATCGTACCGGATATGCCTTTCTCGGTGCAGGCCGGGAGACAATTGCAGAGCACAGCTTTACCACCGCTTTTATCTGTTTTACCATGGCCCGGCTGGTGCCGGATGTGGACAGGGAAAAGCTCATCTCCATGGCCCTGGTTCACGACATCCCCGAGGCCAGGACCAACGACCATAATTATGTCCATAAAAAATACAACACCGTTGATGAATCCAAAGCCCTGGACCATCTGACAGGCGATCTTGCATTCGGAGAAGATATACGGGCGCTTATGGATGAATTCAACCAGGGGGAGACGGTTGAGGCTCAGCTGGCAAGGGATGCGGACCAGCTCTCCTTTATACTTGAACTTAAAAAGATAAAGGATATCGGGGCAGCGACTCCGGACGGCTGGCTCCCCTATGTGACCGGCCGGCTCAAGACCGATATCGGCCGCCAACTGGCCGGGGAAATACTAAACACCAAATGGGACGAGTGGTGGACCAATGGTTATTCCGAATAA
- a CDS encoding cysteine synthase, with protein MLSAIIDAIGNTPLVEIRNLNPVSGVKIFAKLEYMNPGGSIKDRAALYMINQAEASGELTPEKTVIEATSGNTGIGLAMICAVKGYRIALAMAENASEERKRILKARGAQIILTPRHLGSDGAIEEVYRMAREHPDRYFLTDQYNNDANWQAHYHTTGPEIFEQTGGRLDAVVATVGTSGTLMGLSRYMKEKDPGIRIVCAEPYLGHGIQGLKNMKESYTPEIFDKSLLDVSAHIDDDTAFETARQLARKEGLFVGMSSGAAMAVAMEEAKRMKKGVVVAIFPDSGERYLSTELFSVKKHIHLNLYNSLSHEKEAFEPRGDGDIGIYTCGPTIHRRLNIGQFRRYAFTDLLIRYLEYQDLRVNHVVNITDYDDKIIGGALAEKVSLDAFTRPYLDAFKSDLARLGIRPAQAYPRVSEHLSDMTDLTRKLVSRGHAYEKLHSVYFDLSRLNEYGRLSRVDVNKIRIGATVDLDEYEKQNPRDFTLLKRVRLSELKQGVGIKTEWGNVRPSLHLQCAAISMAHLGNGFDIHTGSRELMFPHHDNEIAIARAATGGEFARVWVHCHPVRYDGSLEAESIESITLDELAGIGWDMKTIRFWLLSAHYRKPLTLSRKSLDDAGAALARINRCIDTLGAVTGVSNEENVQQISYDIRQSLTAAMADDLKVPTLVSGLLSGVKMINRLISDGALCARGAGRLLNCFRDVDRVLNVFSFNRKTEYSQDIISLIKERDAARRNHDWETADMLRERLEAMGVPVHDKKV; from the coding sequence ATGCTTTCCGCCATCATAGACGCCATCGGCAATACCCCCCTTGTGGAAATCCGCAACCTTAACCCCGTATCCGGGGTGAAAATATTTGCCAAACTGGAATATATGAATCCGGGCGGTTCAATTAAAGACCGGGCCGCCCTGTATATGATCAACCAGGCCGAGGCCTCGGGGGAACTGACCCCGGAGAAGACCGTGATCGAAGCCACCTCGGGCAATACAGGCATCGGGCTGGCCATGATTTGTGCGGTGAAGGGGTACAGAATCGCCCTGGCCATGGCGGAAAACGCCAGCGAAGAACGAAAGCGGATCCTCAAGGCCAGGGGGGCGCAGATCATTCTGACCCCCCGGCATCTGGGATCCGACGGGGCCATCGAAGAGGTCTACCGCATGGCCCGGGAGCATCCGGACAGGTATTTTCTCACGGATCAGTATAACAACGACGCCAACTGGCAGGCCCATTACCATACCACCGGCCCTGAAATCTTTGAGCAGACCGGGGGGCGGCTGGATGCGGTTGTGGCCACTGTGGGGACTTCCGGCACCCTCATGGGGTTGTCCCGGTATATGAAGGAAAAGGATCCCGGGATCCGCATTGTCTGTGCCGAGCCCTACCTGGGGCACGGCATCCAGGGCCTGAAAAATATGAAGGAATCCTATACGCCTGAAATTTTTGATAAATCCCTTTTGGATGTTTCGGCTCATATTGACGATGACACCGCCTTTGAGACGGCCAGACAGCTGGCCCGGAAAGAAGGGCTTTTTGTGGGCATGAGTTCCGGTGCCGCCATGGCCGTGGCCATGGAAGAGGCCAAACGGATGAAAAAAGGGGTGGTTGTGGCCATTTTCCCGGACAGCGGGGAACGCTACCTTTCAACGGAGCTTTTTTCCGTGAAAAAACATATCCACCTGAATCTCTACAACAGCCTTTCCCATGAAAAAGAGGCATTTGAGCCCAGGGGGGATGGGGATATCGGCATCTATACCTGCGGCCCCACCATCCACCGGAGGCTGAACATCGGGCAGTTCAGGCGGTATGCATTTACTGATCTTTTAATCCGCTATCTGGAATACCAGGACCTCAGGGTCAACCATGTGGTCAATATCACGGATTATGACGACAAGATCATCGGCGGGGCCCTGGCGGAAAAGGTCTCACTGGATGCGTTTACCCGGCCCTACCTGGACGCTTTTAAATCTGATCTGGCCAGGCTTGGGATACGACCTGCCCAGGCATACCCCAGGGTATCCGAGCATCTATCCGATATGACGGATCTGACCCGGAAACTGGTGAGCCGGGGCCATGCCTATGAAAAACTCCATTCGGTCTACTTTGACCTGTCCCGGCTCAATGAGTACGGACGGCTGTCCCGGGTGGATGTAAACAAGATCCGCATCGGGGCCACCGTGGACCTGGATGAGTATGAAAAACAGAATCCCAGGGATTTTACCCTGCTCAAACGGGTTCGCCTCTCGGAGCTTAAGCAGGGGGTGGGAATCAAAACCGAGTGGGGCAATGTCAGGCCTTCCCTGCACCTGCAGTGCGCGGCCATTTCAATGGCCCATCTGGGCAACGGGTTTGATATCCATACCGGCAGCCGGGAGCTGATGTTTCCCCACCATGACAATGAGATTGCCATTGCCCGGGCCGCCACGGGTGGGGAGTTCGCACGGGTGTGGGTCCACTGCCACCCGGTTCGGTACGACGGGTCGCTGGAAGCGGAATCCATTGAGTCAATTACCCTGGATGAGCTGGCCGGCATTGGCTGGGATATGAAAACCATCCGGTTCTGGCTGCTCTCGGCCCATTACCGCAAACCCCTTACCCTTTCAAGGAAAAGTCTTGACGATGCCGGGGCCGCCCTGGCCCGGATCAACCGGTGCATCGATACCCTGGGGGCGGTGACCGGGGTGTCAAATGAGGAGAATGTCCAGCAGATATCCTATGATATCCGCCAGTCGCTGACGGCGGCCATGGCCGATGACCTCAAGGTTCCCACCCTGGTATCCGGGCTTCTGTCCGGGGTAAAGATGATCAACCGGCTGATTTCCGACGGGGCCCTCTGCGCCCGGGGTGCCGGCCGCCTCCTGAACTGCTTCAGGGATGTGGACCGGGTTTTAAATGTTTTTAGTTTCAATAGAAAGACGGAATATTCACAGGATATAATTTCTCTAATTAAGGAACGGGACGCCGCCCGAAGGAACCATGACTGGGAGACCGCAGACATGCTCCGGGAGAGGCTTGAAGCCATGGGGGTGCCGGTTCATGATAAAAAGGTGTGA
- a CDS encoding type II/IV secretion system protein, giving the protein MNSLLNKQLSPKAVCQALISARLITTDQARDLIRRERQVREAILVKAGGDKMTPADKAKAMAGISFIDVVIHSKLNRQDKPDKVLDEDLVYRALAASWRLPYKKIDPLKLELKFVTGTISKSFALKHLLLPMEMEAGKLVVATPNPFNHEAIADVERVSKLKVTPIVSSRSDIIKLIREFFGFQHSISAAEDLFAKKGVDLGNLEQFVSLTAMDELPSTDQHIVNAVNHLFSYSFDQKASDIHIEPKREVCLVRMRIDGALHTVYKLPKKLHNAVVSRIKTLSALDMAEKRRPQDGRIKLSKEDTEVEIRVSTIPVAFGEKVVMRIMDPDILFQDLEQLGFSQGAFQKYKNLITMPFGIVLVTGPTGSGKSTTLYSSLRMLSSPEVNITTIEDPIEMIHEEFNQIGVQPAIDVTFGSVLKNILRQDPDIIMVGEIRDLETAQAAVQAALTGHLVLSTLHTNDSVSTIFRLLDLGIPPYLVHSSLTGVVAQRLVRKICPHCVESFEMEASELTELGLSVPRTGKVPLKHGKGCIKCRNTGYQGRTGIYEILPYTESLKHLTSNDADLSALRKKAAREGLVTLRQGGIKKMLQGLTTYQEILRVTWDLV; this is encoded by the coding sequence ATGAATTCTCTTTTAAATAAACAATTATCCCCCAAGGCGGTATGTCAGGCGCTGATTTCGGCACGGCTGATCACGACGGACCAGGCCAGGGACCTGATCCGCAGGGAGCGGCAGGTCCGTGAGGCCATTCTGGTCAAGGCCGGGGGAGATAAAATGACTCCGGCGGATAAGGCCAAGGCCATGGCCGGTATCTCTTTCATTGATGTGGTTATCCATTCGAAGCTGAACCGTCAGGACAAGCCGGACAAGGTTCTTGACGAGGACCTGGTTTACAGGGCCCTGGCCGCCTCCTGGCGCCTGCCTTATAAGAAGATCGACCCGCTGAAATTGGAGCTGAAATTTGTCACCGGCACCATCTCAAAATCCTTTGCACTGAAGCACCTGCTGCTGCCCATGGAAATGGAGGCGGGAAAGCTGGTGGTGGCGACCCCGAATCCGTTTAACCACGAAGCCATTGCCGATGTGGAGCGGGTCTCTAAATTGAAGGTGACGCCCATCGTCAGCTCCCGGAGTGATATCATTAAGCTGATTCGGGAATTTTTCGGATTTCAGCATTCCATTTCCGCGGCAGAGGACCTTTTTGCCAAAAAGGGGGTGGACCTGGGCAACCTGGAACAGTTTGTCAGTCTGACGGCCATGGACGAACTGCCTTCCACGGACCAGCATATCGTCAATGCGGTGAACCATCTTTTTTCCTATTCCTTTGACCAGAAGGCCTCGGATATCCATATCGAACCCAAGCGGGAGGTCTGCCTGGTGCGCATGCGCATCGACGGGGCCCTGCACACCGTGTATAAACTGCCCAAAAAGCTTCACAATGCCGTTGTCAGCCGGATCAAGACATTGTCCGCCCTGGATATGGCGGAAAAGCGGCGGCCCCAGGACGGCCGGATTAAATTGTCCAAGGAGGATACAGAGGTGGAAATCCGGGTGTCCACCATCCCCGTGGCATTCGGGGAAAAGGTGGTGATGCGGATCATGGACCCGGATATCCTCTTCCAGGACCTTGAACAGCTGGGGTTTTCCCAGGGGGCGTTTCAAAAATATAAGAATCTGATCACCATGCCCTTCGGTATTGTGCTGGTGACCGGTCCCACCGGATCGGGAAAGTCCACCACCCTATACTCCAGCCTTCGCATGCTCTCTTCCCCCGAAGTCAACATCACCACCATTGAAGATCCCATTGAAATGATCCATGAGGAATTCAACCAGATCGGGGTGCAGCCGGCCATTGACGTCACATTTGGTTCGGTGCTGAAAAATATTCTGCGGCAGGATCCGGATATCATCATGGTGGGGGAGATCCGGGACCTGGAGACGGCCCAGGCGGCGGTTCAGGCGGCCCTCACCGGCCACTTGGTCCTGTCGACCCTCCACACCAATGATTCGGTGTCCACCATTTTCAGGCTTCTGGATCTGGGAATTCCCCCTTACCTGGTCCACTCTTCCCTCACCGGGGTGGTAGCCCAGCGGCTGGTTCGGAAAATCTGCCCCCATTGTGTGGAATCCTTTGAAATGGAGGCATCGGAGCTGACTGAACTGGGACTGTCGGTTCCCCGGACCGGGAAAGTTCCCCTCAAACACGGCAAGGGGTGTATCAAATGCAGGAACACCGGATACCAGGGGCGGACGGGTATTTATGAAATCCTGCCCTATACCGAGTCTTTAAAGCACCTGACATCCAATGATGCGGATTTGTCTGCACTGAGAAAAAAAGCCGCCCGGGAGGGGCTGGTCACCTTAAGGCAGGGGGGGATTAAAAAAATGCTCCAGGGACTGACCACCTATCAGGAGATACTGCGGGTGACCTGGGATCTGGTCTGA
- a CDS encoding 4Fe-4S binding protein, protein MAFNPIVDQSKCVGCEECVDVCPVEVFEMEDEKSVPVNAEECMGCESCVEVCEEDAIVVEED, encoded by the coding sequence ATGGCTTTTAATCCGATCGTTGATCAATCCAAATGCGTTGGCTGTGAAGAATGTGTAGACGTCTGCCCCGTGGAAGTATTTGAAATGGAAGACGAAAAATCCGTTCCCGTCAATGCAGAAGAATGCATGGGCTGCGAAAGCTGTGTAGAAGTTTGTGAAGAAGACGCCATTGTAGTCGAAGAAGACTAA